One window of Phaenicophaeus curvirostris isolate KB17595 chromosome 22, BPBGC_Pcur_1.0, whole genome shotgun sequence genomic DNA carries:
- the ALDH4A1 gene encoding delta-1-pyrroline-5-carboxylate dehydrogenase, mitochondrial gives MWRALRGGGRRWQHRLATQVTNEPILEFKPGSPERAALQKALADLKGKTEAIPCVIGGEEVWTPTVRYQLSPFNHEHKVAKYCYADKELINKAINAALAVRKEWDLKPVQDRAQIFLKAADMLSGPRRAEVLAKTMVGQGKTVIQAEIDAAAELIDFFRFNAKYALELEGSQPISVDVSTNSMVYRGLEGFVAAVSPFNFTAIGGNLAGAPALMGNVVLWKPSDTALLSSYAVYKILLEAGLPPNVVQFVPSDGPVFGDVVTSSEHFCGLNFTGSVPTFKRLWKQVSENLDRYRNFPRLAGECGGKNFHLVHSSADVASVVNGTLRSAFEYGGQKCSACSRLYAPDSLWPQIKEKLLEEHGKIKVGDPAQDFGTFFSAVIDDKSFARIKKWIEHAKKSSNLTILAGGGCDDSVGYFIEPCIVESKDPQDPIMKEEIFGPVLTVYVYPEKRYKEVLELIDTSTAYGLTGAIFAQEKRIIDEARKLLRNAAGNFYINDKSTGAVVAQQPFGGSRISGTNDKPGGPHYILRWTSPQAIKETHVPLTDWRYAYMQ, from the exons GCGGAGATGGCAGCATCGCCTGGCTACCCAGGTGACCAATGAGCCCATCCTTGAGTTTAAGCCTGGGAGCCCTGAGCGAGCAGCACTTCAGAAG GCACTTGCTGACCTGAAGGGCAAGACAGAAGCCATCCCTTGTGTGATAGGGGGAGAAGAGGTGTGGACGCCGACAGTGCGGTACCAGCTGTCG CCATTCAACCATGAGCACAAGGTGGCCAAGTACTGCTACGCTGACAAG gagcTCATTAACAAAGCCATTAATGCTGCTTTGGCAGTGAGGAAGGAATGGGACCTGAAACCTGTCCAGGACCGGGCTCAGATCTTCCTGAAGGCGGCTGACATGCTGAGTGGCCCGAGGCGAGCAGAAGTGCTGGCCAAAACCATGGTTGGGCAG GGTAAAACAGTCATCCAGGCAGAAATCGATGCTGCTGCGGAGCTGATCGACTTTTTCCGATTCAATGCCAAGTACGCGCTGGAGCTGGAGGGCAGCCAGCCTATCAGTGTGGATGTCAGCACTAACAGCATGGTCTACAGGGGGCTGGAG GGTTTCGTGGCAGCCGTCTCTCCCTTCAACTTCACAGCCATTGGCGGCAACCTGGCAGGAGCGCCGGCGCTGATG gGAAACGTGGTCCTGTGGAAGCCCAGCGAcactgctctgctctccagctATGCTGTCTACAAGATCCTTCTCGAAGCCGGGCTCCCTCCCAACGTTGTGCAGTTTGTGCCGTCGGATGGACCTGTGTTTGGAGATGTTGTCACGAGCTCTGAGCACTTCTGCGGGCTCAATTTCACCGGCAGTGTGCC GACTTTCAAGAGGCTCTGGAAGCAGGTATCCGAAAACTTGGATCGCTATCGCAATTTCCCACGCCTGGCTGGAG AGTGTGGCGGGAAGAACTTCCACCTGGTTCACAGCTCGGCTGACGTGGCCAGCGTGGTGAACGGGACCCTGCGCTCGGCCTTCGAGTACGGTGGCCAAAAATGCTCGGCTTGCTCCCGCCTCTACGCCCCGGACTCACTGTGGCCCCAGATCAAAGAGAAACTGCTGGAGGAGCACGGGAAGATCAAAGTGGGAGAC CCCGCCCAGGACTTCGGGACGTTTTTCTCTGCGGTGATTGATGACAAG TCTTTTGCACGGATAAAGAAATGGATTGAGCACGCCAAGAAATCGTCCAACCTCACTATCCTGGCAGGAGGTGGCTGCGATGACAGCGTCGGGTACTTCATTGAGCCCTGCATTGTGGAGAgcaaagacccccaggatcccaTCATGAAAGAG GAAATTTTTGGCCCGGTCCTGACTGTTTACGTCTACCCGGAGAAGCGATACAAGGAGGTCCTGGAGCTGATAGACACTAGCACGGCCTATGGCCTCACGGGGGCAATCTTCGCCCAGGAGAA GAGAATCATTGATGAAGCCAGGAAGCTTCTGCGCAACGCGGCCGGCAATTTCTACATCAATGATAAGTCGACGGGCGCCGTTGTGGCTCAGCAGCCCTTCGGAGGCTCCCGCATCTCAG GCACCAATGACAAACCTGGTGGCCCCCACTACATCCTGCGCTGGACCTCTCCTCAGGCCATCAAAGAAACACACGTGCCGCTGACGGACTGGCGCTACGCCTACATGCAGTGA